A stretch of the Sphingobacterium thalpophilum genome encodes the following:
- a CDS encoding gliding motility lipoprotein GldH, whose translation MRQKAFLVGILCMGLFTSCEQTAILNEDKPIDNKTWLNTSHPNFQFHITDKTKKYDVFIHVRHTPEYAFSNLFVLIHQQGPDKKQLTFRKEIKLAQSDGKWIGTSSGSLYSQQSLIHQNYLFPDTGRYNISVEQNMRENPLKEITDIGLTIIPK comes from the coding sequence ATGAGACAAAAGGCTTTTCTCGTTGGAATTTTATGTATGGGTCTTTTCACATCTTGTGAGCAGACGGCAATCTTAAATGAAGATAAACCTATTGACAATAAAACTTGGCTGAATACATCACATCCCAATTTTCAGTTCCATATTACTGATAAGACAAAGAAATATGATGTATTCATACATGTACGCCATACTCCAGAGTACGCTTTTTCGAATCTTTTTGTCCTCATTCACCAACAAGGTCCGGATAAAAAACAGCTTACTTTTCGCAAAGAAATAAAATTGGCACAATCCGATGGAAAATGGATAGGTACATCGTCTGGCAGCCTCTATAGCCAGCAATCACTGATTCACCAAAATTACCTTTTCCCGGATACTGGACGCTATAATATCTCCGTCGAACAAAACATGCGTGAAAATCCTTTAAAAGAAATTACTGATATCGGTTTAACTATAATACCAAAATAA
- the dnaA gene encoding chromosomal replication initiator protein DnaA encodes MEKTYSSVWNNCLSIIKDNIPAQSFKTWFEPVKAVRLEGDVLTIQVPSLFFYEWLEEHYVGILRKTVKKFLGEQGRLEYNIVVEKSSASHPYTTNLPSNGNGAEGKRQSIPVPVSLNRDIKNPFVIPGLKKLQVDPQLNQNYTFENFIEGECNRLARSAGYAVANKPGGTSFNPLMIYGDVGLGKTHLAQAIGNEIKRNLSDKLVIYVSCEKFCQQFVDSLKNNTINDFVNFYQAMDVIIMDDVHNFAGKEKTQDIFFHIFNHLHQSGKQIILTSDKAPKDLAGLEERLLSRFKWGLSADIQIPDLETRMAILKKKMYSDGIELPENVVEYVATQIDNSVRELEGAMVSLLAQSTLNKKEIDLGLAKSMLKNFVKNTHKEISMDFIQKLVCEYFEVPVDMVKSKVRKREIVQARQISMYLAKAHTKSSLKSIGAFFGGRDHSTVIYACQTVEDLIETDKKFKTYVSDIMKKLKS; translated from the coding sequence ATGGAAAAAACGTATTCAAGTGTTTGGAATAACTGTCTTTCGATTATCAAAGACAATATACCGGCGCAAAGTTTTAAGACCTGGTTTGAACCTGTGAAAGCAGTCCGTTTGGAGGGTGACGTTTTGACTATTCAAGTGCCTAGTTTATTTTTTTACGAGTGGCTTGAGGAGCACTATGTAGGTATTCTTCGTAAGACAGTAAAAAAGTTTCTGGGAGAACAAGGTAGATTGGAATACAATATCGTAGTGGAGAAGTCATCGGCTTCGCATCCCTACACGACTAATCTTCCTTCGAATGGCAATGGAGCGGAGGGGAAGAGGCAATCGATCCCAGTGCCAGTCTCATTAAATAGAGACATTAAAAACCCATTTGTCATTCCGGGATTAAAGAAATTGCAGGTTGATCCGCAGTTGAATCAAAACTACACATTTGAGAATTTTATTGAGGGAGAATGTAACCGGCTTGCTCGCTCCGCGGGGTATGCCGTAGCCAATAAGCCCGGCGGTACATCATTCAATCCTTTGATGATCTATGGTGATGTAGGTTTAGGAAAGACTCATCTTGCTCAAGCTATCGGGAATGAAATTAAAAGAAATCTTTCCGATAAGTTGGTCATTTATGTGTCCTGTGAAAAGTTCTGTCAGCAGTTTGTGGATTCATTGAAAAACAATACGATCAATGATTTCGTGAATTTCTATCAGGCAATGGATGTCATCATTATGGATGATGTGCATAACTTTGCTGGAAAGGAAAAAACACAGGATATTTTCTTCCATATATTCAATCATTTGCATCAATCTGGTAAGCAAATTATTTTAACTTCGGACAAGGCCCCAAAAGATTTGGCTGGTTTGGAGGAACGTTTGCTTAGTCGTTTTAAATGGGGACTGTCTGCAGATATTCAAATTCCGGACCTTGAAACGAGAATGGCGATTTTGAAGAAGAAAATGTATTCTGACGGCATCGAATTACCTGAAAATGTGGTCGAGTATGTAGCGACGCAAATTGATAATAGCGTTCGTGAGCTGGAGGGAGCTATGGTTTCTTTATTGGCTCAATCTACACTAAACAAAAAAGAAATTGATCTAGGCTTAGCAAAGTCAATGCTGAAGAATTTTGTGAAAAATACGCACAAGGAAATTTCGATGGATTTCATCCAGAAACTGGTTTGTGAATATTTTGAAGTTCCTGTGGACATGGTAAAATCGAAAGTCAGGAAGCGTGAAATCGTGCAAGCCAGGCAAATTTCGATGTATTTAGCAAAAGCTCATACCAAATCTTCGCTCAAATCAATCGGCGCGTTCTTTGGAGGAAGAGACCATTCAACGGTCATTTACGCATGTCAAACCGTTGAGGATCTCATTGAAACGGACAAGAAATTTAAGACTTATGTTAGCGATATTATGAAAAAATTGAAATCATAG
- the dxs gene encoding 1-deoxy-D-xylulose-5-phosphate synthase produces the protein MQFEAGELLSKINDPSDLKTLKEDQLEQLSQELRQFIIDQVSVNGGHFAASLGVVELTVALHYVMNTPYDQLIWDVGHQAYGHKILTGRREVFHTNRIENGISGFPNRSESEYDAFGVGHSSTSVSAALGMAVASQIKGEKDRQHIAVIGDGALTGGMSFEALNHAGISKSNLLVILNDNCMSIDPNVGALKEYLTSITTSKRYNRFRDDIAAVLTKISEVGPNALGIVKKLEKSIKGTLLKNANLFESLNFRYFGPVDGHDVKKLAKTLEDLKHIPGPKLLHVVTIKGKGFALAEKDQTKWHAPGLFDKITGEIKKSSSDRPVAPKYQDVFGHTLVELAEENSKIVGITPAMPSGSSMNIMMKAMPDRAFDVGIAEQHAVTFSAGLATQGLLPFCNIYSSFMQRGYDQVIHDVALQNLNVVFCLDRAGVVGADGATHHGAYDIAFMRCIPNLTVTAPMNEEELRNLMYTAQLTDKGPFVIRYPRGNGVMPDWRRPFTEIEIGKGRVITEGEELAILSFGAIGNEAVKAVQQLNEHGIHPAHYDLRFAKPLDEELLHQVFRKFKKIITVEDGCLQGGIGSAVLEFMADHGYNSHVVRLGIPDRIVEHAEQNAQWKNCHYDASAIVEEGKKLCDSKLTNTMVG, from the coding sequence ATGCAATTTGAGGCTGGAGAATTATTAAGTAAAATAAACGATCCCTCTGATCTTAAAACGCTAAAGGAAGACCAATTGGAACAACTCAGCCAGGAATTACGTCAATTTATCATTGATCAGGTTTCGGTAAATGGAGGTCACTTTGCAGCAAGTTTGGGAGTCGTAGAGTTAACAGTGGCATTACACTATGTGATGAATACGCCTTATGATCAGTTGATTTGGGATGTTGGTCACCAGGCGTATGGTCATAAAATACTGACCGGACGTCGGGAAGTATTCCATACAAATCGCATAGAAAATGGAATTTCCGGTTTTCCTAACCGTTCTGAATCCGAATATGATGCATTTGGTGTTGGTCACTCTTCCACATCAGTTTCTGCGGCTCTAGGTATGGCTGTAGCTTCGCAGATAAAAGGTGAGAAAGACCGTCAGCATATAGCGGTCATCGGTGACGGAGCATTGACAGGTGGAATGTCCTTCGAAGCACTGAACCATGCCGGTATTTCCAAATCTAACCTATTGGTGATTTTGAATGACAATTGCATGTCTATAGATCCCAATGTGGGAGCACTTAAAGAGTATTTGACTAGTATTACCACGTCAAAACGCTATAATAGATTTCGGGATGATATCGCAGCTGTGCTGACCAAAATTTCGGAAGTGGGACCTAATGCGCTCGGTATTGTTAAAAAATTGGAGAAAAGCATCAAGGGAACCTTGTTAAAGAATGCCAATCTCTTTGAGTCCTTGAATTTTAGATATTTTGGACCAGTTGATGGGCATGATGTAAAAAAGCTTGCAAAGACGCTCGAAGACCTCAAACATATTCCCGGGCCGAAATTATTGCATGTTGTTACCATCAAGGGAAAGGGGTTTGCTCTGGCTGAAAAAGATCAGACCAAATGGCATGCACCCGGCTTATTTGATAAGATTACAGGTGAGATTAAGAAGTCTTCCAGCGATAGACCGGTGGCTCCTAAATATCAGGATGTTTTTGGTCACACCTTGGTTGAACTTGCTGAAGAAAATTCCAAGATCGTTGGAATCACACCGGCAATGCCTTCGGGGTCTTCGATGAATATTATGATGAAAGCAATGCCTGATCGGGCATTTGATGTTGGTATTGCCGAGCAGCATGCGGTTACCTTCAGCGCTGGGCTGGCTACGCAGGGGTTATTACCGTTCTGCAATATATATTCATCGTTTATGCAACGTGGGTACGATCAGGTTATCCATGATGTAGCACTGCAAAACTTAAATGTGGTGTTTTGTCTGGACCGCGCAGGGGTGGTCGGAGCAGATGGTGCTACGCACCATGGAGCCTATGATATTGCTTTTATGCGCTGTATACCAAACTTGACGGTAACAGCGCCGATGAATGAGGAAGAACTCCGGAACTTAATGTATACCGCACAGTTAACTGATAAGGGACCGTTTGTTATCCGGTATCCAAGAGGAAATGGCGTAATGCCGGACTGGCGCCGTCCATTTACGGAAATTGAGATTGGAAAAGGTAGGGTGATTACGGAAGGGGAAGAGCTCGCTATTCTAAGTTTTGGAGCCATCGGTAACGAAGCTGTCAAAGCGGTACAGCAGCTCAATGAACATGGTATACATCCTGCGCATTATGATCTGCGCTTTGCCAAACCTCTGGACGAAGAGCTACTGCATCAGGTGTTTAGAAAATTCAAGAAGATTATTACCGTTGAAGATGGTTGCCTCCAAGGTGGTATAGGTTCAGCTGTATTGGAATTTATGGCTGATCATGGGTATAACAGCCATGTTGTGCGGTTGGGGATCCCGGATCGAATTGTTGAACACGCGGAGCAAAATGCCCAATGGAAAAACTGCCATTATGATGCGTCGGCTATCGTGGAGGAAGGTAAGAAACTTTGTGACAGTAAGCTCACCAATACCATGGTTGGATAG
- the nadA gene encoding quinolinate synthase NadA → MEIVNYELQAKGYIDAPIDPSLDLVVEIQRLKKEKNAVILAHYYQESEIQDIADYIGDSLGLSQEAAKTDADLIVFAGVHFMAETAKILSPEKKVILPDAKAGCSLSDSCPPHLFAKFKEQYPDHLVITYVNCTAELKALSDIVCTSSNAVQIVESLPPEQKIIFGPDRNLGAYVKKKTGRDLVLWNGACMVHEIFSQDKIDRLKREHPDAKFIAHPECEDHILAKADYIGSTAGMLKFTQTDSAKSYIVATESGILYQMQKASPDKTFIPAPPNNACACNDCPHMKLNTLEKLYNCLKYESPEILLPEDVILRAQRPIERMLEISARLGL, encoded by the coding sequence ATGGAAATTGTAAATTATGAGCTTCAAGCAAAAGGTTATATTGATGCTCCCATTGACCCTTCGTTGGACTTAGTTGTTGAGATTCAGCGACTGAAGAAGGAGAAAAATGCTGTAATTCTGGCTCATTATTATCAGGAGTCTGAAATTCAGGATATTGCAGATTATATAGGTGACAGCCTCGGCTTGTCGCAAGAGGCTGCCAAAACGGATGCAGATTTAATTGTATTTGCCGGAGTACATTTTATGGCTGAAACGGCTAAAATTTTATCCCCGGAAAAAAAGGTTATCCTACCCGACGCTAAAGCGGGCTGTTCGTTGTCGGATTCCTGCCCACCACATCTTTTTGCGAAGTTTAAGGAGCAATACCCCGATCATTTGGTCATCACATACGTCAATTGTACTGCCGAGTTAAAGGCGCTTTCTGACATCGTATGCACATCAAGCAATGCGGTGCAGATTGTAGAAAGCCTACCTCCTGAACAGAAAATTATTTTTGGTCCCGACCGTAATCTCGGTGCCTATGTTAAGAAGAAAACTGGGCGTGATCTGGTTTTGTGGAATGGGGCCTGTATGGTACACGAGATATTTTCCCAAGATAAAATCGATCGCCTGAAGCGTGAACATCCTGACGCAAAATTCATCGCACATCCGGAGTGTGAAGACCACATTCTGGCCAAGGCAGATTATATTGGTTCTACGGCAGGTATGCTTAAGTTTACCCAGACAGATAGTGCAAAATCCTATATTGTTGCTACCGAATCTGGCATACTTTATCAGATGCAAAAGGCGAGCCCGGATAAAACATTTATTCCTGCACCTCCTAACAATGCTTGCGCATGTAATGACTGCCCACATATGAAGTTGAACACACTGGAGAAATTATACAATTGTCTGAAGTATGAGTCTCCGGAAATTCTCTTACCGGAAGATGTCATTCTACGAGCGCAACGTCCGATCGAACGGATGTTGGAGATATCTGCCCGGTTGGGATTGTAA
- a CDS encoding segregation and condensation protein A: MQVEEGYEIRLPQFEGPFDLLLFFIERDELNIHDIPISRITDDFLSYLSQMHALNMEMASEFIFVASTLMRIKAKMLLPRPEMDENENEVDLREDLVQKLILYKQFKEACEDLRSMEESRLKCYRRGNIHYDIRQMLQLDATGENLDSFDLYGLMMIYEQMMYQYRNRPPEVTHTVIKYPYTIEQQKKAIAELIEINKKLDFQQILKNSENKIQFVYNFLAILEMLQQRLLQIEVGLGYNNFNVQERAPHQEELLVEEELDQ, translated from the coding sequence ATGCAAGTAGAAGAAGGTTACGAAATCAGGCTTCCTCAATTCGAGGGACCTTTTGATTTATTACTATTTTTTATCGAGCGGGATGAATTGAATATTCATGATATCCCTATTTCGAGAATAACCGACGATTTTTTGTCTTACCTAAGTCAGATGCACGCGTTGAATATGGAGATGGCCAGCGAATTTATTTTTGTAGCCTCTACGTTGATGCGCATTAAAGCTAAAATGCTTCTGCCCCGCCCCGAAATGGACGAAAATGAAAACGAAGTCGACTTGCGCGAGGACCTTGTTCAGAAGCTTATTCTCTACAAACAGTTTAAAGAAGCCTGTGAGGATCTAAGGTCAATGGAAGAAAGCCGTCTGAAGTGCTATAGACGCGGCAATATACACTATGATATACGACAAATGCTTCAACTGGATGCTACAGGCGAAAACTTAGACAGCTTTGATCTTTACGGGCTGATGATGATCTACGAGCAAATGATGTATCAGTACCGGAATAGGCCACCAGAAGTGACGCATACCGTCATCAAGTATCCCTATACCATTGAGCAGCAGAAAAAAGCGATCGCTGAACTCATCGAAATAAACAAGAAGCTGGACTTTCAGCAGATACTTAAAAACTCTGAAAACAAGATTCAGTTTGTATACAATTTTCTGGCCATTCTTGAAATGCTCCAGCAACGTCTGCTGCAGATTGAAGTGGGATTGGGATATAACAATTTCAACGTACAGGAAAGGGCTCCTCATCAAGAAGAGCTGCTTGTTGAAGAAGAGCTTGACCAGTAG
- the lpxK gene encoding tetraacyldisaccharide 4'-kinase yields MRNSLRYLLLPFSVLYGLIVWVRNRLYDAGILSSQSFSTPTIVIGNLAVGGTGKSPMTEFVASLLRKQYKIAILSRGYGRSTRGFFEVTVSSSAREVGDEPLQFKNKFPDITVAVCEDRCKGIKKLEKDHEVIILDDAYQHRRLSALFHILLFDFQSFEQPMFVFPAGNFRDLLLEAKRAQIIAITKCPLFLPIEAKMRIERKIRQYNKKALLVFTHINYFDPIDRKGRHVSLQDKHIVLVTGIAKPQPLIDYVSRRANIVTHVSFTDHHQFNMSDIDHILTSYQSISYPQKLILTTEKDYQRLKPFIQHFTGVELAYLPIGLQFNDAVQRQLFSSALNQILTSSVNQH; encoded by the coding sequence ATGCGGAATTCATTGCGATACCTTCTTTTGCCTTTTTCCGTTTTATATGGCCTGATCGTGTGGGTCAGAAACCGTCTCTATGACGCTGGGATCCTGAGCTCTCAATCCTTTTCTACACCTACCATCGTGATCGGTAACTTAGCTGTCGGGGGAACAGGGAAAAGCCCCATGACCGAATTCGTTGCCTCTCTCCTAAGAAAGCAATATAAAATTGCGATACTTAGCCGCGGATATGGACGTTCGACCCGCGGATTTTTCGAAGTGACGGTAAGCTCTTCTGCGCGCGAAGTGGGCGACGAACCGCTACAATTCAAAAACAAGTTTCCAGATATAACTGTGGCTGTTTGCGAGGACCGCTGCAAGGGCATTAAAAAGCTAGAGAAAGATCATGAGGTAATTATATTAGATGATGCCTACCAACACCGAAGATTATCGGCCTTGTTCCATATCCTCCTCTTTGATTTCCAGTCGTTCGAACAGCCCATGTTCGTATTCCCAGCTGGCAATTTTAGAGATTTATTGCTCGAAGCCAAGCGTGCCCAGATCATCGCTATTACCAAATGTCCTCTCTTTCTTCCTATTGAGGCTAAAATGCGCATCGAAAGAAAGATCCGTCAATATAATAAAAAAGCGTTGCTAGTGTTCACCCATATAAATTACTTTGATCCTATAGATCGAAAAGGAAGACATGTAAGCTTGCAGGATAAGCATATCGTTTTGGTCACTGGAATAGCCAAACCACAGCCATTGATAGATTATGTCAGCAGAAGAGCAAATATCGTTACACATGTTTCCTTTACTGATCACCACCAATTCAATATGTCCGATATTGATCATATTCTAACAAGCTACCAGTCGATCTCCTATCCTCAAAAATTAATATTAACTACCGAAAAAGATTATCAGCGTCTGAAGCCATTTATACAACATTTTACCGGAGTGGAACTGGCATACTTACCAATCGGCCTACAGTTTAATGATGCCGTACAGAGACAACTGTTTAGCAGTGCATTGAACCAAATTCTCACTTCCAGTGTTAATCAACATTAA
- the thiL gene encoding thiamine-phosphate kinase: protein MFDFDNTERTNLEEIGEFGLIDYISKAVELNEKSTIKGIGDDAAVLDFEGKRTLVSTDLLLEGIHFDLRYVPLKHLGYKAVQVNLSDIYAMNGIASQITFSIGLSSRFPLEAVEEIYQGALIACKKYHVDLVGGDTSASAQGLVISVTSIGYADADTIVYRNGAQEGDLLCVSGDLGAAYMGLQLLEREKKIYLENPSVQPDLEGKDYIVERQLKPEARKDIIELFAKLAVKPTAMMDVSDGLASEILHICKQSDKGCRLYEEKIPLDQMTYDTGREFGIDPTVAALNGGEDYELLFTVAQSDHDKIKNQPDISIIGYITPASEGCEMISKSGNVYPITAQGWNAFKKKN from the coding sequence ATGTTTGATTTTGACAATACAGAGCGGACCAATCTTGAAGAGATCGGTGAATTTGGCTTGATAGATTATATAAGTAAAGCTGTAGAGCTTAATGAAAAGTCGACGATAAAGGGTATCGGTGATGACGCAGCGGTATTGGATTTTGAAGGAAAAAGAACTTTAGTTTCTACCGACCTGCTTCTGGAGGGAATTCATTTTGACTTGAGATACGTTCCATTGAAGCATCTGGGATATAAGGCTGTACAAGTCAATTTGAGTGATATTTATGCAATGAATGGGATCGCTTCTCAAATCACATTTTCGATTGGTCTATCTTCCAGGTTTCCTTTGGAGGCTGTTGAGGAAATCTACCAGGGAGCGCTTATCGCTTGTAAAAAATACCATGTTGATTTGGTTGGTGGAGATACCTCGGCATCAGCACAGGGGCTGGTTATCTCGGTGACAAGCATAGGTTATGCAGATGCCGATACTATTGTTTACCGGAACGGAGCACAAGAGGGGGATTTGTTATGTGTTTCCGGAGATCTGGGCGCTGCTTACATGGGATTGCAGCTTCTGGAACGCGAAAAGAAGATCTATCTGGAAAATCCGAGTGTGCAGCCAGACCTGGAAGGGAAAGATTATATTGTGGAGCGCCAGTTGAAACCAGAAGCACGGAAGGATATTATTGAATTATTTGCGAAATTGGCAGTTAAGCCGACCGCCATGATGGATGTTTCCGACGGATTAGCCTCCGAGATCCTGCATATTTGTAAACAGTCTGATAAAGGTTGTCGGCTATATGAGGAGAAGATACCTTTAGACCAAATGACTTACGATACTGGCCGCGAGTTTGGTATAGATCCTACAGTAGCAGCGCTCAATGGTGGTGAAGATTACGAATTGTTATTTACCGTTGCTCAGTCTGACCACGATAAAATTAAGAATCAGCCTGATATCAGTATTATCGGTTATATAACGCCCGCATCTGAAGGCTGCGAAATGATATCAAAATCTGGCAATGTGTACCCGATTACCGCGCAGGGCTGGAATGCTTTTAAGAAAAAAAATTAA
- the nadB gene encoding L-aspartate oxidase — translation MADRKVDFLVIGSGIAGLSFALKVSKFGKVLIVTKSNEDESNTKYAQGGVAAVVDKSDSFEQHIIDTQIAGDGLCDVEIVENVVREAPDRIAELISYGTSFDKEESGVYDLAKEGGHSAHRILHYKDITGYEIERALLVQAHSDPNIEIVTHYFAIDLITQHHLGEYVDKNREDITCYGIYAFNTSSHLVDKILSKITVMASGGAGHVYSSTTNPTIATGDGIAMVYRAKGRVRNMEFMQFHPTSLYNPKESPAFLVSEAVRGFGGILRRVNGESFMEEYDERASLAPRDIVARAIDAEMKKSGIDYVYLDITHRDKNDIIKHFPNIYEKCLSIGLDMAKDYVPVTPAAHYLCGGIYVDDFGRSSISNLYACGECSSTGLHGANRLASNSLLEALVYAHRIFLDASQSIASISHVDNVPDWDDSKTSLSNEDILVSHNLRECQKIMSDYVGIVRSDFRLQRALKRLHLLYEETEDFYRNTRLSVKLCELRNVIQVAYIVTKSAMLRKESRGLHYTTDYPKHAEVLQDTIF, via the coding sequence ATGGCAGATAGAAAAGTAGATTTTTTGGTCATTGGATCGGGCATAGCGGGTTTAAGCTTTGCGTTAAAGGTGTCCAAATTCGGTAAAGTGTTGATAGTCACCAAGTCAAACGAAGATGAATCCAATACGAAATATGCGCAAGGTGGAGTGGCTGCTGTTGTGGATAAATCGGATAGCTTCGAACAGCATATTATTGATACACAGATAGCTGGGGATGGATTGTGTGATGTTGAAATTGTGGAAAACGTAGTTAGAGAGGCGCCGGATCGGATTGCTGAACTTATTTCCTATGGGACGTCTTTTGATAAGGAAGAATCGGGCGTATATGATTTGGCAAAGGAGGGAGGTCATTCGGCACATCGCATCTTACATTATAAAGATATTACCGGTTATGAGATCGAGCGGGCCTTGTTGGTACAGGCGCATAGTGATCCAAATATTGAGATCGTAACACACTACTTTGCCATTGACTTGATTACACAGCACCATCTCGGCGAGTACGTTGACAAGAATCGCGAAGACATTACATGCTATGGTATTTATGCTTTTAATACGTCATCCCATCTAGTGGATAAGATTTTGAGCAAAATAACTGTTATGGCTTCCGGGGGTGCTGGGCATGTTTACTCGAGTACAACTAACCCGACGATCGCTACGGGTGATGGTATTGCGATGGTATATCGCGCTAAAGGCAGAGTTCGGAATATGGAATTTATGCAGTTTCATCCGACATCTCTCTATAATCCAAAGGAGTCGCCAGCATTTTTAGTATCTGAGGCTGTTCGCGGATTTGGTGGAATTCTAAGGCGTGTGAACGGGGAGTCTTTTATGGAGGAATATGATGAAAGGGCATCATTGGCACCTCGCGATATTGTTGCCAGGGCGATAGATGCTGAAATGAAGAAATCAGGGATTGATTATGTCTACCTAGATATTACGCATCGGGACAAAAACGATATCATTAAACACTTTCCAAATATTTATGAGAAATGTCTATCTATAGGACTCGATATGGCAAAAGATTATGTACCGGTCACCCCAGCCGCACATTATCTTTGTGGCGGTATATATGTGGACGACTTTGGAAGGAGTAGTATCAGTAATCTTTATGCTTGTGGCGAGTGTTCTTCCACGGGACTACACGGGGCAAACCGCTTGGCTTCAAATTCCTTGTTGGAGGCGCTCGTATATGCGCATCGTATATTTTTAGATGCTAGTCAATCTATCGCTTCGATATCGCATGTAGATAATGTGCCGGATTGGGACGACTCCAAAACCTCACTTTCCAACGAAGATATTCTTGTAAGCCACAACTTGCGCGAATGTCAGAAAATAATGAGCGATTATGTAGGGATTGTCCGCTCTGATTTTAGGTTGCAGAGAGCGCTTAAACGCTTACACCTATTGTATGAGGAAACAGAAGACTTTTATCGCAACACGCGCCTTTCCGTGAAGTTATGTGAGTTACGGAATGTTATTCAGGTCGCCTACATTGTCACTAAATCC
- a CDS encoding PSP1 domain-containing protein, with protein sequence MGCGSCSSGGGCGSTTANGVPAGCQNNGSCMTSGCNKLDVYDWLSDMDMPSNYKPFNIVEVRFKGSRKDFFINTDNLYLEMGEMVVVEPSTGGYDVGHVSLTGELVRLQLKKNNVTPESVTKKIYRKPNEVDVEKYNAAKDLEWETMHRARKLALDLGLSMKISDVDYQGDKTKATFYYTAEGRVDFRELIKKMAEAFRIRIEMRQIGMRQEASRLGGIGSCGRELCCSTWLTDFKTVSTSAARYQNLSLNTLKLAGQCGKLKCCLNYELDSYMDALKDIPNNIDRIETQKGVAYLQKTDIFKKMMWFSFPGAENWIAMTVQQVKELVEMNKQGIKPEAISSALATEDVREEKIANFDYENVVGQDSLTRLDDRNKKKKKRKSKNTNAKSEGKNNQKNDRTEQTSPKQASGRQQGTGDGVNTSATTVKESKEGQTNKPKKRFNRHRNKNRGNNNSAAPKAE encoded by the coding sequence ATGGGATGTGGCAGTTGCTCATCCGGCGGAGGTTGCGGTAGTACCACAGCAAATGGTGTACCAGCAGGATGCCAAAATAACGGTTCCTGCATGACCAGCGGATGTAATAAATTAGATGTATATGACTGGCTTTCCGATATGGATATGCCATCAAACTATAAACCATTTAATATCGTCGAAGTACGATTTAAAGGATCTCGGAAAGATTTCTTTATCAATACAGACAACCTATACCTGGAAATGGGAGAAATGGTCGTCGTCGAACCATCAACTGGTGGTTATGATGTGGGGCATGTGTCGTTGACAGGTGAACTAGTACGTCTACAATTGAAAAAGAATAATGTGACGCCGGAATCGGTGACAAAAAAGATCTATCGAAAACCGAACGAAGTGGACGTTGAGAAATACAATGCTGCGAAGGATCTAGAATGGGAAACCATGCATAGAGCCCGTAAGCTCGCTTTAGACCTCGGCTTATCCATGAAAATTTCGGACGTAGACTATCAGGGTGATAAAACGAAAGCGACGTTTTATTACACAGCCGAAGGCCGTGTGGATTTTCGGGAGCTGATCAAGAAAATGGCAGAAGCTTTCCGCATTCGGATTGAAATGCGTCAAATTGGTATGCGTCAGGAAGCCAGCCGGCTTGGCGGAATTGGATCCTGTGGCCGCGAGCTCTGCTGTTCGACTTGGCTGACAGACTTCAAAACGGTATCTACATCTGCTGCTCGATATCAAAACTTATCGCTGAATACGCTAAAGCTTGCAGGACAATGCGGGAAATTGAAATGTTGTCTTAATTATGAATTGGATAGCTACATGGATGCACTTAAAGATATTCCAAATAATATTGACCGGATTGAAACCCAGAAGGGCGTTGCTTACCTACAGAAAACCGATATCTTTAAAAAGATGATGTGGTTTTCTTTCCCCGGTGCCGAAAACTGGATCGCAATGACAGTGCAGCAGGTGAAAGAGCTTGTAGAAATGAACAAACAGGGCATTAAGCCCGAAGCTATATCCAGTGCTTTGGCAACCGAGGATGTAAGGGAGGAAAAGATTGCCAATTTTGATTATGAGAACGTAGTCGGCCAAGATAGTTTGACACGACTGGATGATCGTAATAAAAAGAAGAAAAAGCGTAAATCAAAAAACACTAACGCAAAGTCGGAAGGTAAAAACAATCAGAAAAACGACAGAACGGAACAAACTTCTCCAAAACAGGCTTCGGGCAGACAGCAAGGCACAGGAGATGGCGTAAATACATCTGCAACTACGGTTAAAGAGTCTAAAGAAGGACAAACAAATAAGCCAAAAAAACGCTTCAACCGTCACAGAAACAAAAATAGAGGCAATAACAACAGTGCTGCTCCAAAAGCAGAATAA